A single region of the Acidobacteriota bacterium genome encodes:
- the fni gene encoding type 2 isopentenyl-diphosphate Delta-isomerase, with protein sequence MSSRPLLAAAEGERDRKAEHIRLALDRRMQVERSYFDDYRFEHRALPEIDFEDVRIGSEFLGRELRSPLLISCMTGGTGVAERINQRLAEAAEAERVALGVGSQRKAIDDPETAATFRVREFAPSVPILANLGAVQLNYGYGVDECRVAVDMVEADALVLHLNALQEALQPEGQLNFRGLLPKIARVVEALDVPVVVKEIGCGISAAVGRELANVGVRILDTAGVGGTSWARIEAARADEVALGERFADWGLPTPESIRQLAAVPGVQVIGSGGIRSGVDAAKALALGADIAGMAFPFLEAANASTDAVVDRIARTAFELRVCMFCTGAADLAALRRVPLPRETGDA encoded by the coding sequence GTGAGCAGCCGGCCGCTGCTGGCGGCGGCCGAGGGGGAGCGGGACCGCAAGGCGGAGCACATCCGGCTGGCGCTGGATCGGCGGATGCAGGTCGAGCGCAGCTACTTCGACGACTACCGGTTCGAGCACCGGGCACTGCCCGAGATCGACTTCGAGGACGTGCGGATCGGTAGCGAGTTCCTGGGTAGGGAGTTGCGGTCGCCATTGCTCATCTCCTGCATGACGGGCGGCACCGGGGTGGCCGAGCGGATCAACCAGCGCCTGGCCGAGGCGGCGGAGGCGGAGCGGGTCGCTCTTGGCGTCGGCTCGCAGCGCAAGGCGATCGACGATCCGGAAACGGCGGCGACGTTCCGGGTGCGGGAGTTCGCACCCAGCGTGCCGATCCTGGCCAACCTGGGTGCGGTGCAACTGAACTACGGCTACGGCGTCGACGAGTGCCGTGTGGCGGTCGACATGGTCGAGGCGGACGCCCTGGTGCTGCACTTGAACGCGCTGCAGGAAGCGCTGCAGCCGGAGGGGCAACTGAACTTCCGGGGCCTGTTGCCGAAGATCGCGCGTGTGGTCGAGGCGCTGGACGTGCCCGTCGTGGTCAAGGAGATCGGTTGCGGCATCTCGGCCGCTGTTGGCCGCGAGCTCGCCAATGTCGGTGTCCGCATCCTGGACACGGCCGGTGTCGGCGGCACGAGCTGGGCCCGGATCGAGGCGGCCCGGGCCGACGAGGTGGCTCTCGGCGAACGCTTCGCCGACTGGGGGCTGCCGACGCCGGAGTCGATCCGCCAGTTGGCGGCGGTCCCGGGCGTCCAGGTCATCGGTAGCGGCGGCATCCGCTCCGGGGTCGACGCGGCGAAGGCGCTGGCCCTCGGCGCCGACATTGCCGGCATGGCGTTCCCGTTCCTGGAGGCGGCCAACGCCTCGACCGACGCGGTGGTCGACCGGATCGCCCGCACCGCCTTCGAGTTGCGGGTCTGCATGTTCTGCACCGGCGCCGCCGACCTTGCGGCGCTGCGCCGCGTGCCGCTGCCGCGGGAGACGGGCGATGCCTGA
- a CDS encoding type II toxin-antitoxin system HicB family antitoxin — protein sequence MKRVGVSIKFPAEVHRERDTWVASCPQLHVASQGSTAEEAMAMLQEALALFIEGCCEEGIMDRVLEESGLEVQVTANAENRAARQDTVSVPVNMVPHAQAVAG from the coding sequence ATGAAACGAGTTGGCGTCAGCATCAAGTTCCCTGCGGAGGTACACCGCGAGCGGGACACATGGGTGGCTTCGTGTCCGCAGCTTCACGTAGCTAGCCAGGGCTCCACGGCCGAGGAAGCCATGGCCATGCTGCAGGAGGCGCTGGCCCTCTTCATCGAGGGCTGCTGCGAGGAGGGGATCATGGACCGCGTTCTAGAGGAGAGCGGTCTGGAAGTGCAGGTCACGGCGAACGCCGAGAACCGCGCTGCGCGACAAGACACGGTTTCCGTGCCGGTCAACATGGTTCCCCATGCCCAGGCTGTCGCCGGTTAG
- a CDS encoding type II toxin-antitoxin system HicA family toxin has protein sequence MPRLSPVSPRKLARAFEKLGFRESGQVGSHLKLSKRGCRPVIIPTNKKEVEVGIMLANCKTAGISRVRLIELLRD, from the coding sequence ATGCCCAGGCTGTCGCCGGTTAGCCCGCGGAAGCTGGCCAGGGCGTTCGAGAAGCTCGGCTTCCGCGAGAGCGGTCAGGTCGGCTCGCACCTGAAGCTGTCCAAGCGGGGGTGTCGCCCCGTGATCATCCCGACCAACAAGAAGGAAGTCGAGGTCGGCATCATGCTGGCGAACTGCAAGACGGCCGGCATCAGCCGAGTTCGTCTGATCGAGTTGCTTCGCGACTGA
- the moaA gene encoding GTP 3',8-cyclase MoaA produces the protein MTPDSTNDGTSSAAVIDRRGRPVRDLRISVIDRCNFRCTFCMPADREYRFLPRQQLMTFEEIERLVRLFVQLGVRKLRLTGGEPLLRRDIEELVRILAAVPGVEDLALTTNGALLAKKAQALVDAGLDRVTVSVESLHDDVFGRVTGLGHGVDQVLEGIDAAAEAGLGPVKINTVVMKGTNEDEVADIAGYFKERGHIVRFIEFMDVGTVNDWSLDQVVTASEIADRIAERWPFEPVDRAQPSDVAERFRYLDDGVEFGVIPSISRPFCGDCARARLSSDGRLYTCLFADTGPSLRDRVRAGASDDDLLTFLAGHWRQREDRYSEIRAERLRAGLQPAAERVEMFRIGG, from the coding sequence ATGACCCCCGACTCCACGAACGACGGTACGTCGTCGGCCGCGGTCATCGACCGCCGCGGCCGGCCGGTGCGCGACCTGCGCATCTCGGTCATCGATCGTTGCAATTTCCGCTGCACCTTCTGCATGCCGGCCGACCGCGAGTACCGGTTCCTGCCCCGGCAGCAACTGATGACGTTCGAGGAGATCGAGCGCCTGGTGCGGCTGTTCGTGCAGCTCGGTGTCCGCAAGCTGAGGCTGACTGGCGGCGAGCCGCTGCTGCGTCGGGACATCGAGGAACTGGTCCGCATTCTGGCCGCGGTGCCGGGAGTCGAGGACCTCGCCCTCACCACGAACGGCGCCTTGCTGGCGAAGAAGGCGCAGGCCCTCGTGGACGCTGGCCTCGACCGGGTCACCGTCAGCGTCGAGTCCCTGCACGACGACGTCTTCGGCCGGGTCACGGGACTGGGCCACGGCGTCGACCAGGTGCTCGAGGGCATCGACGCCGCGGCGGAGGCTGGCCTCGGCCCGGTCAAGATCAACACGGTCGTCATGAAGGGCACGAACGAGGACGAAGTCGCCGACATCGCCGGCTATTTCAAGGAGCGGGGCCACATCGTCCGTTTCATCGAGTTCATGGATGTCGGCACGGTGAATGACTGGAGCCTCGACCAGGTCGTCACCGCCTCGGAGATCGCCGACCGCATCGCCGAGCGCTGGCCATTCGAACCGGTCGACCGGGCCCAACCCAGCGACGTCGCCGAACGCTTCCGCTACCTCGACGACGGCGTCGAGTTCGGCGTCATCCCCTCGATCAGCCGCCCCTTCTGCGGAGACTGCGCCCGCGCGCGCCTTTCATCCGACGGCCGGCTCTACACTTGCCTCTTCGCCGACACCGGTCCCTCCCTCCGCGACCGCGTCCGCGCCGGCGCAAGCGACGACGACCTGCTCACCTTCCTGGCTGGCCACTGGCGCCAACGGGAGGATCGCTACTCCGAGATCCGCGCCGAACGCCTCCGCGCCGGCCTGCAGCCGGCGGCAGAGCGCGTCGAGATGTTCCGCATCGGCGGCTGA
- a CDS encoding type II toxin-antitoxin system prevent-host-death family antitoxin → MKRASVSEAKDNLSGLLHEVRQGETVLITHHGEPVARIESCRTEHVAPDDAAAELVRQGLATAPRAPLDVDRVLKARLPRLPAGISASRLVVAERANER, encoded by the coding sequence ATGAAACGGGCCAGCGTCAGCGAAGCGAAGGACAACCTCAGCGGACTGCTCCACGAGGTACGCCAAGGGGAAACGGTCCTGATCACACACCACGGAGAACCCGTGGCGAGAATCGAGTCCTGCCGCACCGAACACGTAGCGCCTGACGATGCCGCGGCAGAGTTGGTCCGCCAGGGCCTCGCGACCGCGCCCCGCGCTCCGCTGGATGTCGACCGCGTACTGAAGGCGAGGCTCCCGCGCCTTCCGGCTGGCATCAGCGCTAGCCGTCTGGTCGTCGCGGAGAGAGCGAACGAGCGCTGA
- a CDS encoding PIN domain-containing protein, giving the protein MKYWDSSAVVALLVEEPTTNERRRLIQEDPVIVTWWGSWIECESALNRLRREQHIESAGLELAHKQLDRLRSSWLEVEPLERVRRRAVRLLRLHRLRAADALQLAAALTAASEDPSALELVCSDERLSLAARREGFFVR; this is encoded by the coding sequence CTGAAGTACTGGGATTCCTCCGCCGTGGTGGCTCTTCTGGTCGAGGAGCCGACCACCAATGAGCGACGCCGGCTGATCCAGGAGGACCCCGTCATCGTCACGTGGTGGGGTAGTTGGATCGAGTGCGAATCCGCCTTGAACCGGCTTCGCCGGGAGCAGCACATCGAGAGCGCCGGACTCGAACTCGCTCACAAGCAACTTGATCGCCTGCGCTCCAGTTGGCTGGAGGTCGAACCGCTTGAGCGGGTCCGTCGCCGAGCGGTACGGCTCCTACGGCTCCACCGTCTACGGGCAGCCGATGCGCTGCAGTTGGCGGCCGCGCTCACGGCGGCCTCGGAAGATCCGTCCGCACTCGAGCTCGTATGCAGTGACGAACGGCTCTCCCTTGCGGCCCGCAGGGAAGGCTTCTTCGTCCGTTGA
- the nudC gene encoding NAD(+) diphosphatase: MRSHNALAEPAVNRRSERRGDADWLARRLADPSSQLTAVWRERSLVFDAHTGDRGPVPGTVATVEASGLVDGAEDVVFLGEAEGVAYFSVDLSDREDPLAGPLRGAGRFVELRQVGAAMSGRGANLLAYARAMATWHRRHRFCGQCGAATESRNAGHLRVCTACGIEHFPRTDPAVIMLVHTEAGDGGSCLLGRQASWPPGMFSALAGFVEPGESLESAVAREVREETGIAVDTVRYHSSQPWPFPTSIMLGFYATSPGGDVQVDTEELEQAVWATRSELEYALRAREVRLPPPFSIARRLIDDWLRAED, from the coding sequence ATGAGGTCTCACAACGCGCTTGCCGAACCGGCGGTCAACCGGCGTTCGGAGCGGCGCGGCGACGCCGACTGGCTGGCCCGGAGACTGGCGGATCCGAGCAGCCAGTTGACCGCGGTCTGGCGCGAGCGCAGCCTGGTCTTCGACGCTCACACCGGAGACCGCGGGCCGGTGCCCGGCACGGTGGCGACCGTCGAGGCGTCCGGACTGGTCGACGGGGCGGAGGACGTCGTGTTTCTCGGCGAAGCGGAGGGCGTCGCCTACTTCTCGGTCGACCTCTCCGACCGGGAGGATCCGCTCGCCGGCCCGCTCAGGGGCGCCGGCCGCTTCGTCGAGCTGCGGCAGGTCGGCGCGGCGATGAGCGGCCGTGGCGCCAACCTGCTCGCCTATGCGCGGGCCATGGCCACCTGGCATCGCCGGCACCGCTTCTGCGGCCAGTGCGGCGCCGCGACCGAGAGCCGCAACGCCGGCCACCTGCGCGTCTGCACGGCGTGCGGCATCGAGCACTTCCCGCGCACGGATCCCGCGGTCATCATGCTGGTCCACACGGAGGCCGGCGACGGCGGATCCTGCCTGCTGGGCCGGCAGGCCTCCTGGCCGCCGGGCATGTTCTCGGCGCTTGCGGGCTTCGTCGAGCCCGGCGAGAGCCTGGAGAGCGCCGTCGCGCGCGAGGTCCGGGAGGAGACCGGCATCGCGGTCGACACGGTCCGCTACCACTCCTCCCAGCCTTGGCCGTTCCCGACCTCGATCATGCTCGGCTTCTACGCGACCTCGCCAGGCGGTGACGTACAGGTCGACACCGAGGAACTGGAACAGGCTGTGTGGGCGACCCGCTCCGAACTGGAGTACGCGCTCCGCGCCCGCGAAGTCCGCCTGCCGCCGCCGTTCTCGATCGCCCGCCGCCTGATCGACGACTGGCTCCGCGCCGAAGACTGA
- a CDS encoding Glu/Leu/Phe/Val dehydrogenase encodes MSGSAFEHFDFTDDYGPEKVVTVYEPRCGLEGIVVIDNSAAGPTMGGIRMAPDVTVEEVCRLARAMTWKNAMARLRHGGGKAGIRANPRTANREALIRQFGRAIRQLTDYIPAPDMGTNETAMAWIRDEGGQSVGLSRSLGGIPLDESGSTGFGLAIAAEVAEEAGIVALEGATVSIQGFGNVGRPAARFLAERGARVVSVTDLDGTIHDPAGIDIDELVATMDATGGVTAYPRGSRIEGDAFLDLEVDFFVPAARPDVIDSRNAGRVGCKVVLQGANIPVTPAGERILHDRGVLSIPDFVANAGGIICGAVEYAGGSERQAFERIEDTVRQNTGEVLELARAEDCLLREAAMSIAQRRVSEAMAYRRAD; translated from the coding sequence ATGTCTGGATCTGCCTTCGAACACTTCGACTTCACCGACGACTACGGTCCCGAGAAGGTCGTCACCGTCTACGAGCCCCGCTGCGGCCTGGAGGGGATCGTTGTGATCGACAACAGCGCCGCCGGACCCACGATGGGCGGCATCCGGATGGCGCCGGACGTGACCGTCGAGGAGGTGTGCCGGCTGGCGCGGGCCATGACCTGGAAGAACGCCATGGCGCGCCTGCGTCACGGCGGCGGCAAGGCGGGTATCCGGGCGAATCCGCGGACGGCGAACCGTGAGGCCCTGATCCGGCAGTTCGGCCGGGCGATCCGGCAGTTGACGGACTACATCCCCGCCCCCGACATGGGCACGAACGAGACCGCGATGGCCTGGATCCGGGACGAGGGGGGGCAGTCCGTTGGCCTGTCCAGATCTCTGGGCGGGATCCCGCTCGACGAGTCGGGGTCGACCGGTTTCGGCCTCGCCATCGCCGCCGAGGTGGCCGAGGAGGCGGGCATCGTCGCGCTCGAAGGCGCCACCGTCTCCATTCAGGGCTTCGGCAACGTCGGGCGGCCGGCGGCCCGGTTCCTGGCCGAAAGGGGCGCGCGCGTCGTGTCGGTCACCGATCTCGACGGCACGATCCACGACCCCGCCGGCATCGACATCGACGAACTCGTGGCGACGATGGACGCGACCGGCGGCGTCACCGCGTACCCGCGCGGCAGCCGTATCGAGGGCGACGCCTTCCTGGACCTGGAAGTCGACTTCTTCGTGCCGGCCGCGCGCCCCGACGTGATCGACAGCCGCAACGCCGGCCGGGTCGGCTGCAAGGTAGTGCTCCAGGGCGCGAACATCCCGGTGACGCCGGCGGGCGAGCGGATTCTTCACGACCGCGGCGTCCTCTCGATTCCCGACTTCGTGGCCAACGCCGGCGGCATCATCTGCGGCGCGGTCGAGTACGCGGGCGGCTCTGAGCGGCAGGCATTCGAGAGAATCGAGGACACGGTACGCCAGAACACAGGGGAAGTGCTGGAACTGGCCCGGGCCGAGGACTGCCTCTTGCGCGAGGCGGCGATGAGCATCGCCCAGCGCCGTGTCTCGGAGGCGATGGCCTATCGCCGCGCCGACTGA
- a CDS encoding TlpA disulfide reductase family protein, whose amino-acid sequence MSLKTLAETLVPALVLSAASFAAASPLVAEEAASVEHLLEPDTIHPATAEQFRAVLEHHRGKVVVVNYWATWCIPCLQELPELDLLQERYDDRGLLVLAVSMDDPEKLEDRVRPFFAKRAPGLVSYLATAGDNSVDFVTSFDPEWPGALPTTMFFDRSGELNNIHLGRMLYSEFEEAVLELLEAGGGS is encoded by the coding sequence TTGTCCCTGAAGACACTGGCCGAGACTCTCGTCCCGGCTCTGGTTCTGTCTGCCGCTTCGTTTGCCGCCGCGTCGCCGTTGGTCGCCGAGGAGGCGGCTTCGGTCGAGCATCTGCTCGAGCCGGACACGATTCACCCGGCGACGGCCGAGCAGTTCCGCGCGGTCCTGGAACACCACCGCGGCAAGGTGGTCGTCGTCAACTACTGGGCAACCTGGTGCATCCCCTGCCTCCAGGAGTTACCTGAGCTAGACCTTCTGCAGGAACGCTATGACGACCGCGGTCTCTTGGTGCTCGCCGTCTCGATGGACGATCCGGAAAAGCTCGAGGATCGCGTGCGACCGTTCTTCGCCAAGCGGGCGCCGGGTCTCGTCTCCTATCTGGCCACGGCCGGCGACAACTCGGTCGACTTCGTTACCTCGTTCGATCCAGAGTGGCCCGGTGCGCTGCCGACGACGATGTTCTTCGACCGCAGTGGCGAGCTGAACAACATCCACTTGGGGCGGATGCTCTACTCGGAGTTCGAAGAGGCGGTTCTCGAGTTGCTGGAGGCCGGCGGGGGATCCTGA